One segment of Neodiprion fabricii isolate iyNeoFabr1 chromosome 1, iyNeoFabr1.1, whole genome shotgun sequence DNA contains the following:
- the LOC124183228 gene encoding kinesin-like protein unc-104 isoform X6: protein MSSVKVAVRVRPFNNRELSREAQCIIDMVGNTTSIINPKAPPGTKDAIKSFNYDYSYFSMDPNDENYSSQIMVYKDIGEEMLQHAFEGYNVCIFAYGQTGAGKSYTMMGKQEEGQEGIIPQICDDLFRKISRNSSDHLKYSVEVSYMEIYCERVRDLLNPKNKGNLRVREHPLLGPYVEDLSKLAVMSYQDIHDLIDEGNKARTVAATNMNETSSRSHAVFTIFFTQQRHDSTTDLITEKVSKISLVDLAGSERADSTGAKGTRLKEGANINKSLTTLGKVISALAEIAATKKKKKADFIPYRDSVLTWLLRENLGGNSKTAMIAAVSPADINYDETLSTLRYADRAKQIVCKAVVNEDANAKLIRELKEEIQKLRELLKQEGIDVQEGPDGKVTYEKKEPRDEPQTMKTSKREDDIKETRQRVPSHPASAIAEEAVDQLQASEKLIAELNETWEDKLKRTESIRLQREAVFAEMGVAVKEDGMTVGVFSPKKTPHLVNLNEDPFMSECLIYYIKDGFTRIGSAEANIPQDIQLCGPHILSEHCVFENHEGIITLMPKKGALIYVNGREITEPIVLKTGSRVILGKNHVFRFNHPDQVRSFKVRERREKSSPAETPGNGETVDWNFAQIELLEKQGIDLKAEMEKRLLVLEEQFRKEKEEADQLFEEQRKNYEARIDALQKQVEEQSMTMSMYSSYTPEDFNNIEEDIFVNPLFDAESNWSEREFQLAAWAFRKWKYHQFTSLRDDLWGNAIFLKEANAISVELKKKVQFQFTLLTDTLYSPLPVDLLPAIEDEDDDERPFPRTIVAVEVQDTKNGATHYWTLDKLRQRLELMRHIYNEDLSPSTPEAKEDFFPCLTVCSNQKFSLANLLPSRQRLELMREMYHNEAELSPTSPDYNIETITGGDPFYDRFPWFRMVGRSFIYLSNLMYPVPLIHKVAIVNEKGDVKGYLRVAVQAVIEEENSEYSSGVRQSARISFEDDLFGNHRYNKRNTLLTQTLEKNQQNLLQEERVVEGSTDVKDSKEGKDDEEVGDADSGRGDSSVSSDMKEEELPDHLQAGVEFTFRVTVLQAMGISTEYADIFCQFNFLHRHDEAFSTEPVKNAGKGNPPLGFYHVQNITVTVTKSFLEYLKTQPIVFEVFGHYQQHPLHKDAKLEYARQPPKRMLPPSIPISQPVRSPKFGSVLPSPSTSHVHAKYDVLVWFEICELAPNGEYVPSVVDHSDDLPCRGLFLLHQGIQRRIRITIVHEHASELRWKDVRELVVGRIRNTPEPEEEDNDSSVLSLGLFPGEYLEIPGDDRCMFRFEAAWDSSLHNSALLNRVTSYGEQIFMTISAYLELENCGRPAIITKDLSMIIYGRDARVGPRSLKHLFSGHYRNQEANRLSGVYELVLRRASEAGVQRRQRRVLDTSSTYVRGEENLHGWRPRGDSLIFDHQWELEKLTRLEEVERVRHTLLLRERLGIDKVPFCNKTAHDFTKSEKEVCNMVAKATNEPHASPIKLKKSASKDVYEPWEMTDRERELATKCVKLIQGRIPSKEPIVLSDVSPGEDAITEMSTSMISSVMSTSSQESVYQHKCDGFKQPTGIIVRTRSKSCIFRLTSPERARLQELQDSMMAGESASQVNSMAPAPLGSSSPLKESLVLYVPEVEEIRISPVIARKGYLNILEHKTNGWKKRWVAVRRPYVFIFREEKDPVERALINLATAQVEYSEDQLAMVKVPNTFSVVTKHRGYLLQTLGDKEVYDWLYAINPLLAGQIRSKLARKGPGSNIAPITLAPPPESQTQAK from the exons CCATTATAAATCCGAAGGCACCACCCGGTACCAAAGATGCTATCAAAAGCTTCAATTACGATTACTCCTATTTTTCTATGGAC CCGAACGATGAAAATTACTCGTCACAAATAATGGTATATAAGGATATTGGAGAGGAGATGTTGCAGCATGCATTCGAGG GATACAACGTGTGTATCTTTGCTTATGGTCAAACTGGCGCGGGAAAATCCTACACGATGATGGGGAAGCAAGAAGAGGGCCAGGAAGGAATTATTCCACAAATATGTGACGATCTGTTCAGAAAAATCAGCAGAAATTCAAGTGATCACCTCAAATACTCCGTTGAAGTGAGCTACATGGAAATATATTGCGAACGAGTGCGTGACTTGCTTAATCCTAAAAACAAAGGAAATTTACGTGTCAGAGAACATCCACTCTTGGGTCCTTATGTTGAAGATTTATCTAAGTTAGCAGTGATGTCTTATCAAGATATTCATGACCTTATTGACGAAGGCAATAAAGCCAG AACCGTTGCGGCAACAAATATGAACGAAACATCCAGCAGATCCCACGCAGTgttcacaatattttttacacaacaAAGACACGATAGTACAACAGATTTAATCACAGAGAAAGTCAGCAAAATTTCACTGGTTGACTTGGCTGGCTCTGAAAGAGCAGATTCTACCGGTGCAAAAGGCACAAGGCTCAAAGAAGGTGCCAATATCAATAAAAGTTTGACTACTCTGGGAAAAGTTATCAGTGCATTAGCTGAAATT GCG gcaacgaagaagaagaagaaagcaGACTTTATTCCATACAGAGATTCGGTTTTGACATGGTTACTCCGTGAAAATCTTGGTGGAAATTCTAAGACCGCTATGATTGCAGCTGTTAGCCCAGCCGACATTAATTACGATGAAACTCTTTCCACATTGAG ATATGCAGACAGAGCAAAACAGATTGTCTGCAAAGCTGTTGTCAATGAGGATGCTAATGCTAAGCTTATTAgagaattgaaagaagaaattcaGAAGCTGCGAGAGCTTCTGAAACAGGAGGGCATCGACGTACAAGAAG GGCCAGATGGTAAAGTCACttatgaaaagaaagaacCTA GAGATGAACCACAAACGATGAAAACTTCTAAAAGAGAGGACGATATTAAAGAAACAAGACAACGAGTGCCATCACATCCCGCATCTGCCATTGCCGAAGAGGCTGTTGACCAGCTACAAGCTAGTGAGAAACTTATAGCTG AATTGAACGAGACTTGGGAggataaattgaaaagaacAGAATCAATACGTCTACAAAGAGAAGCTGTGTTTGCTGAAATGGGTGTAGCCGTAAAAGAAGATGGCATGACCGTTGGTgtattttcaccaaaaaagaCACCGCATTTAGTAAATCTCAATGAAGATCCATTCATGTCCGAGTGTCTCATTTACTACATTAAAGATGGCTTCACAAGAATTGGTTCTGCCGAAGCAAATATCCCACAGGATATACAACTTTGTGGACCACATATTTTGAGTGAACATTGTGTATTTGAGAATCACGAGGGTATTATCACATTGATGCCAAAGAAGGGAGCACTAATATACGTCAATGGCCGCGAGATCACAGAGCCAATCGTTCTCAAAACTGGATCTCGAGTAATCTTGGGCAAGAATCACGTGTTTAGATTCAACCACCCTGATCAag TGCGTTCGTTCAAAGTGCGGGAGCGGCGTGAGAAAAGTTCACCAGCTGAAACTCCCGGCAATGGTGAAACTGTGGATTGGAATTTCGCACAGATTGAACTGCTTGAGAAACAAGGTATTGACTTGAAAGCTGAGATGGAAAAGAGACTATTAGTCCTTGAGGAACAATTCCgcaaggaaaaagaagaagcagaTCAGCTCTTTGAGGAACAAAGGAAG AATTACGAGGCTCGAattgatgctctacaaaagcAGGTTGAAGAGCAGAGCATGACAATGTCTATGTACAGTAGTTACACACCAGAAGATTTCAATAACATTGAAGAAGATATCTTTG TCAACCCCTTATTTGACGCAGAGAGCAACTGGAGTGAGCGCGAATTCCAGCTAGCAGCATGGGCATTTCGCAAATGGAAATATCATCAGTTTACCAGTCTTCGAGATGACTTGTGGGGTAACGCAATTTTCCTCAAGGAAGCTAACGCCATTTCCGTAGAACTTAAGAAAAAG GTTCAGTTTCAGTTCACACTTCTGACAGACACATTATATTCACCATTACCAGTTGACTTGTTACCAGCTATAGAGGATGAAGATGATGATGAGAGGCCTTTTCCTCGTACTATCGTGGCTGTTGAGGTCCAAGACACGAAAAATGGTGCTACACATTACTGGACTCTTGATAAGCTAAG ACAGCGCTTGGAGTTGATGCGACACATATACAATGAAGACTTGAGTCCCAGCACTCCGGAGGCCAAAGAGGATTTTTTCCCATGCCTTACAGTCTGCTCTAATCAGAAGTTCTCGCTCGCAAATCTTTTGCCTTCGAG GCAAAGGCTGGAATTAATGCGAGAAATGTATCACAACGAAGCTGAGTTGTCGCCAACTTCGCCTGACTATAACATTGAAACCATTACCGGTGGTGATCCCTTCTATGATAGATTCCCATGGTTCCGGATGGTTGGAAG ATCCTTCATATACTTGAGCAATCTTATGTACCCTGTACCACTTATTCACAAAGTTGctattgtaaatgaaaaaggaGATGTAAAGGGATACTTAAGAGTTGCTGTTCAAGCTGTTATCG AAGAGGAAAACAGCGAATATTCAAGTGGTGTCAGACAGTCTGCTCGTATATCATTTGAAGATGATCTCTTTGGTAACCACAGATATAACAAACGAAATACCCTTCTCACACAAACTCTTGAAAAGAATCAGCAAAACCTTTTACAAGAAGAACGTGTGGTCGAAGGATCAACCGATGTGAAAGATTCTAAGGAGGGTAAGGATGACGAAGAAGTCGGCGATGCTGATAGTGGAAGAGGTGATAGTTCCGTATCTAGCGATATGAAAGAGGAAGAATTGCCAGACCATCTCCAAGCTGGAGTTGAATTTACCTTCAGAGTGACGGTACTCCAAGCAATGGGAATTTCTACAGAATATGCAGACATTTTCTGTCAATTCAA CTTTTTGCATAGACATGACGAAGCTTTCTCAACGGAACCTGTTAAAAATGCTGGTAAAGGAAATCCACCGTTGGGATTCTATCATGTACAGAAC ATAACAGTGACGGTCACCAAATCTTTCTTGGAATATCTGAAAACTCAACCTATTGTATTCGAAGTATTTGGTCATTATCAACAGCATCCATTACACAAAGATGCCAAATTGGAATA TGCTAGGCAGCCACCAAAAAGGATGCTCCCACCATCTATTCCCATCAGTCAACCAGTTCGTTCGCCAAAGTTTGGCAGCGTATTACCGTCACCTAGCACATCGCATGTTCATGCCAAATATGATGTTCTAGTGTGGTTCGAAATTTGTGAACTTGCCCCTAATGGAGAATACGTACCGTCAGTAGTTGACCATAGCGATGATTTACCTTGCCGcggattatttttacttcatcAAGGAATCCAACGTCGTATTCGTATTACGATTGTTCACGAACATGCATCTGAACTTCGATGGAAAGATGTGAGAGAACTTGTCGTAGGACGTATTCGCAACACACCTGAACCCGAAGAAGAGGATAATGATTCTTCAGTATTATCTCTTGGTCTCTTCCCTGGAGAATATTTGGAAATTCCGGGAGATGATAGATGCATGTTTAGATTTGAGGCTGCCTGGGACAGCTCTTTGCACAATTCAGCATTATTAAACAGAGTAACATCTTACGGAGAACAAATCTTTATGACCATTTCGGCTTACTTAGAA CTTGAAAACTGTGGCAGACCAGCTATTATAACGAAGGATCTCAGTATGATCATCTACGGACGGGATGCAAGAGTCGGCCCACGATCTCTGAAGCATTTGTTTAGTGGTCACTATCGAAATCAAGAAGCTAACAGGCTCAGTGGTGTCTACGAGTTGGTTTTACGACGTGCATCTGAAGCAG GAGTACAAAGACGACAACGTAGAGTACTAGATACAAGTTCTACTTACGTTAGGGGTGAAGAAAACCTCCATGGATGGAGACCACGTGGTGATAGCTTGATTTTTGATCATCAATGGGAACTGGAAAAGCTTACTAGACTTGAAGAAGTAGAACGAGTTCGGCACACACTTTTACTCAGAGAAAGACTTGGAATTGATAAAGTTCCATTTTGCAATAAGACGGCACATGATTTTAccaaaagtgaaaaa GAGGTCTGCAATATGGTGGCAAAAGCCACTAATGAACCACATGCTAGCCCAATAAAACTCAAAAAATCTGCAAGCAAGGATGTCTATGAGCCTTGGGAAATGACAGACCGAGAGCGAGAACTTGCTACTAAATGTGTAAAGTTAATACAGGGAAGAATTCCCAGCAAAGAGCCAATCGTTTTGTCAGATGTTTCACCTGGCGAGGATGCTATAACTGAAATGTCTACATCCATGATTTCATCGGTCATGTCTACATCATCACAAGAGTCAGTATATCAACACAAATGTGACGGTTTTAAACAG CCAACAGGAATAATAGTCCGGACCCGATCTAAGTCGTGCATCTTTAGGTTGACTTCTCCTGAGCGTGCTCGGCTCCAGGAACTCCAGGATAGTATGATGGCTGGGGAATCTGCTAGTCAAGTAAACAGTATGGCTCCAGCACCCCTTGGTTCTTCGTCACCATTGAAAGAAAGTTTAGTTCTATATGTACCAGAGGTCGAAGAAATTCGCATCAGCCCTGTTATTGCAAGAAAAGGATATTTGAATATCTTGGAACATAAAACTAATGGCTGGAAGAAACGATGGGTG GCTGTCCGTAGGCCTTATGTTTTTATCTTCAGAGAGGAAAAAGATCCGGTTGAAAGAGCATTAATCAATCTTGCTACTGCACAAGTCGAATATTCTGAGGACCAATTAGCAATGGTCAAAGTACCCAACACATTCAG TGTGGTAACTAAACACCGAGGTTACCTTCTCCAAACACTTGGTGATAAAGAAGTCTATGATTGGCTTTATGCTATCAATCCTTTACTTGCTGGACAAATTAG GTCAAAACTGGCACGCAAAGGTCCTGGTTCCAATATCGCTCCTATTACGCTAGCCCCACCTCCAGAATCTCAGACGCAAGCTaagtga
- the LOC124183228 gene encoding kinesin-like protein unc-104 isoform X2 yields MSSVKVAVRVRPFNNRELSREAQCIIDMVGNTTSIINPKAPPGTKDAIKSFNYDYSYFSMDPNDENYSSQIMVYKDIGEEMLQHAFEGYNVCIFAYGQTGAGKSYTMMGKQEEGQEGIIPQICDDLFRKISRNSSDHLKYSVEVSYMEIYCERVRDLLNPKNKGNLRVREHPLLGPYVEDLSKLAVMSYQDIHDLIDEGNKARTVAATNMNETSSRSHAVFTIFFTQQRHDSTTDLITEKVSKISLVDLAGSERADSTGAKGTRLKEGANINKSLTTLGKVISALAEIATKKKKKADFIPYRDSVLTWLLRENLGGNSKTAMIAAVSPADINYDETLSTLRYADRAKQIVCKAVVNEDANAKLIRELKEEIQKLRELLKQEGIDVQEGPDGKVTYEKKEPRDEPQTMKTSKREDDIKETRQRVPSHPASAIAEEAVDQLQASEKLIAELNETWEDKLKRTESIRLQREAVFAEMGVAVKEDGMTVGVFSPKKTPHLVNLNEDPFMSECLIYYIKDGFTRIGSAEANIPQDIQLCGPHILSEHCVFENHEGIITLMPKKGALIYVNGREITEPIVLKTGSRVILGKNHVFRFNHPDQVRSFKVRERREKSSPAETPGNGETVDWNFAQIELLEKQGIDLKAEMEKRLLVLEEQFRKEKEEADQLFEEQRKNYEARIDALQKQVEEQSMTMSMYSSYTPEDFNNIEEDIFVNPLFDAESNWSEREFQLAAWAFRKWKYHQFTSLRDDLWGNAIFLKEANAISVELKKKVQFQFTLLTDTLYSPLPVDLLPAIEDEDDDERPFPRTIVAVEVQDTKNGATHYWTLDKLRQRLELMRHIYNEDLSPSTPEAKEDFFPCLTVCSNQKFSLANLLPSRQRLELMREMYHNEAELSPTSPDYNIETITGGDPFYDRFPWFRMVGRSFIYLSNLMYPVPLIHKVAIVNEKGDVKGYLRVAVQAVIEEENSEYSSGVRQSARISFEDDLFGNHRYNKRNTLLTQTLEKNQQNLLQEERVVEGSTDVKDSKEGKDDEEVGDADSGRGDSSVSSDMKEEELPDHLQAGVEFTFRVTVLQAMGISTEYADIFCQFNFLHRHDEAFSTEPVKNAGKGNPPLGFYHVQNITVTVTKSFLEYLKTQPIVFEVFGHYQQHPLHKDAKLEYSARQPPKRMLPPSIPISQPVRSPKFGSVLPSPSTSHVHAKYDVLVWFEICELAPNGEYVPSVVDHSDDLPCRGLFLLHQGIQRRIRITIVHEHASELRWKDVRELVVGRIRNTPEPEEEDNDSSVLSLGLFPGEYLEIPGDDRCMFRFEAAWDSSLHNSALLNRVTSYGEQIFMTISAYLELENCGRPAIITKDLSMIIYGRDARVGPRSLKHLFSGHYRNQEANRLSGVYELVLRRASEAGSPGVQRRQRRVLDTSSTYVRGEENLHGWRPRGDSLIFDHQWELEKLTRLEEVERVRHTLLLRERLGIDKVPFCNKTAHDFTKSEKEVCNMVAKATNEPHASPIKLKKSASKDVYEPWEMTDRERELATKCVKLIQGRIPSKEPIVLSDVSPGEDAITEMSTSMISSVMSTSSQESVYQHKCDGFKQPTGIIVRTRSKSCIFRLTSPERARLQELQDSMMAGESASQVNSMAPAPLGSSSPLKESLVLYVPEVEEIRISPVIARKGYLNILEHKTNGWKKRWVAVRRPYVFIFREEKDPVERALINLATAQVEYSEDQLAMVKVPNTFSVVTKHRGYLLQTLGDKEVYDWLYAINPLLAGQIRSKLARKGPGSNIAPITLAPPPESQTQAK; encoded by the exons CCATTATAAATCCGAAGGCACCACCCGGTACCAAAGATGCTATCAAAAGCTTCAATTACGATTACTCCTATTTTTCTATGGAC CCGAACGATGAAAATTACTCGTCACAAATAATGGTATATAAGGATATTGGAGAGGAGATGTTGCAGCATGCATTCGAGG GATACAACGTGTGTATCTTTGCTTATGGTCAAACTGGCGCGGGAAAATCCTACACGATGATGGGGAAGCAAGAAGAGGGCCAGGAAGGAATTATTCCACAAATATGTGACGATCTGTTCAGAAAAATCAGCAGAAATTCAAGTGATCACCTCAAATACTCCGTTGAAGTGAGCTACATGGAAATATATTGCGAACGAGTGCGTGACTTGCTTAATCCTAAAAACAAAGGAAATTTACGTGTCAGAGAACATCCACTCTTGGGTCCTTATGTTGAAGATTTATCTAAGTTAGCAGTGATGTCTTATCAAGATATTCATGACCTTATTGACGAAGGCAATAAAGCCAG AACCGTTGCGGCAACAAATATGAACGAAACATCCAGCAGATCCCACGCAGTgttcacaatattttttacacaacaAAGACACGATAGTACAACAGATTTAATCACAGAGAAAGTCAGCAAAATTTCACTGGTTGACTTGGCTGGCTCTGAAAGAGCAGATTCTACCGGTGCAAAAGGCACAAGGCTCAAAGAAGGTGCCAATATCAATAAAAGTTTGACTACTCTGGGAAAAGTTATCAGTGCATTAGCTGAAATT gcaacgaagaagaagaagaaagcaGACTTTATTCCATACAGAGATTCGGTTTTGACATGGTTACTCCGTGAAAATCTTGGTGGAAATTCTAAGACCGCTATGATTGCAGCTGTTAGCCCAGCCGACATTAATTACGATGAAACTCTTTCCACATTGAG ATATGCAGACAGAGCAAAACAGATTGTCTGCAAAGCTGTTGTCAATGAGGATGCTAATGCTAAGCTTATTAgagaattgaaagaagaaattcaGAAGCTGCGAGAGCTTCTGAAACAGGAGGGCATCGACGTACAAGAAG GGCCAGATGGTAAAGTCACttatgaaaagaaagaacCTA GAGATGAACCACAAACGATGAAAACTTCTAAAAGAGAGGACGATATTAAAGAAACAAGACAACGAGTGCCATCACATCCCGCATCTGCCATTGCCGAAGAGGCTGTTGACCAGCTACAAGCTAGTGAGAAACTTATAGCTG AATTGAACGAGACTTGGGAggataaattgaaaagaacAGAATCAATACGTCTACAAAGAGAAGCTGTGTTTGCTGAAATGGGTGTAGCCGTAAAAGAAGATGGCATGACCGTTGGTgtattttcaccaaaaaagaCACCGCATTTAGTAAATCTCAATGAAGATCCATTCATGTCCGAGTGTCTCATTTACTACATTAAAGATGGCTTCACAAGAATTGGTTCTGCCGAAGCAAATATCCCACAGGATATACAACTTTGTGGACCACATATTTTGAGTGAACATTGTGTATTTGAGAATCACGAGGGTATTATCACATTGATGCCAAAGAAGGGAGCACTAATATACGTCAATGGCCGCGAGATCACAGAGCCAATCGTTCTCAAAACTGGATCTCGAGTAATCTTGGGCAAGAATCACGTGTTTAGATTCAACCACCCTGATCAag TGCGTTCGTTCAAAGTGCGGGAGCGGCGTGAGAAAAGTTCACCAGCTGAAACTCCCGGCAATGGTGAAACTGTGGATTGGAATTTCGCACAGATTGAACTGCTTGAGAAACAAGGTATTGACTTGAAAGCTGAGATGGAAAAGAGACTATTAGTCCTTGAGGAACAATTCCgcaaggaaaaagaagaagcagaTCAGCTCTTTGAGGAACAAAGGAAG AATTACGAGGCTCGAattgatgctctacaaaagcAGGTTGAAGAGCAGAGCATGACAATGTCTATGTACAGTAGTTACACACCAGAAGATTTCAATAACATTGAAGAAGATATCTTTG TCAACCCCTTATTTGACGCAGAGAGCAACTGGAGTGAGCGCGAATTCCAGCTAGCAGCATGGGCATTTCGCAAATGGAAATATCATCAGTTTACCAGTCTTCGAGATGACTTGTGGGGTAACGCAATTTTCCTCAAGGAAGCTAACGCCATTTCCGTAGAACTTAAGAAAAAG GTTCAGTTTCAGTTCACACTTCTGACAGACACATTATATTCACCATTACCAGTTGACTTGTTACCAGCTATAGAGGATGAAGATGATGATGAGAGGCCTTTTCCTCGTACTATCGTGGCTGTTGAGGTCCAAGACACGAAAAATGGTGCTACACATTACTGGACTCTTGATAAGCTAAG ACAGCGCTTGGAGTTGATGCGACACATATACAATGAAGACTTGAGTCCCAGCACTCCGGAGGCCAAAGAGGATTTTTTCCCATGCCTTACAGTCTGCTCTAATCAGAAGTTCTCGCTCGCAAATCTTTTGCCTTCGAG GCAAAGGCTGGAATTAATGCGAGAAATGTATCACAACGAAGCTGAGTTGTCGCCAACTTCGCCTGACTATAACATTGAAACCATTACCGGTGGTGATCCCTTCTATGATAGATTCCCATGGTTCCGGATGGTTGGAAG ATCCTTCATATACTTGAGCAATCTTATGTACCCTGTACCACTTATTCACAAAGTTGctattgtaaatgaaaaaggaGATGTAAAGGGATACTTAAGAGTTGCTGTTCAAGCTGTTATCG AAGAGGAAAACAGCGAATATTCAAGTGGTGTCAGACAGTCTGCTCGTATATCATTTGAAGATGATCTCTTTGGTAACCACAGATATAACAAACGAAATACCCTTCTCACACAAACTCTTGAAAAGAATCAGCAAAACCTTTTACAAGAAGAACGTGTGGTCGAAGGATCAACCGATGTGAAAGATTCTAAGGAGGGTAAGGATGACGAAGAAGTCGGCGATGCTGATAGTGGAAGAGGTGATAGTTCCGTATCTAGCGATATGAAAGAGGAAGAATTGCCAGACCATCTCCAAGCTGGAGTTGAATTTACCTTCAGAGTGACGGTACTCCAAGCAATGGGAATTTCTACAGAATATGCAGACATTTTCTGTCAATTCAA CTTTTTGCATAGACATGACGAAGCTTTCTCAACGGAACCTGTTAAAAATGCTGGTAAAGGAAATCCACCGTTGGGATTCTATCATGTACAGAAC ATAACAGTGACGGTCACCAAATCTTTCTTGGAATATCTGAAAACTCAACCTATTGTATTCGAAGTATTTGGTCATTATCAACAGCATCCATTACACAAAGATGCCAAATTGGAATA CAGTGCTAGGCAGCCACCAAAAAGGATGCTCCCACCATCTATTCCCATCAGTCAACCAGTTCGTTCGCCAAAGTTTGGCAGCGTATTACCGTCACCTAGCACATCGCATGTTCATGCCAAATATGATGTTCTAGTGTGGTTCGAAATTTGTGAACTTGCCCCTAATGGAGAATACGTACCGTCAGTAGTTGACCATAGCGATGATTTACCTTGCCGcggattatttttacttcatcAAGGAATCCAACGTCGTATTCGTATTACGATTGTTCACGAACATGCATCTGAACTTCGATGGAAAGATGTGAGAGAACTTGTCGTAGGACGTATTCGCAACACACCTGAACCCGAAGAAGAGGATAATGATTCTTCAGTATTATCTCTTGGTCTCTTCCCTGGAGAATATTTGGAAATTCCGGGAGATGATAGATGCATGTTTAGATTTGAGGCTGCCTGGGACAGCTCTTTGCACAATTCAGCATTATTAAACAGAGTAACATCTTACGGAGAACAAATCTTTATGACCATTTCGGCTTACTTAGAA CTTGAAAACTGTGGCAGACCAGCTATTATAACGAAGGATCTCAGTATGATCATCTACGGACGGGATGCAAGAGTCGGCCCACGATCTCTGAAGCATTTGTTTAGTGGTCACTATCGAAATCAAGAAGCTAACAGGCTCAGTGGTGTCTACGAGTTGGTTTTACGACGTGCATCTGAAGCAGGTAGCCCAG GAGTACAAAGACGACAACGTAGAGTACTAGATACAAGTTCTACTTACGTTAGGGGTGAAGAAAACCTCCATGGATGGAGACCACGTGGTGATAGCTTGATTTTTGATCATCAATGGGAACTGGAAAAGCTTACTAGACTTGAAGAAGTAGAACGAGTTCGGCACACACTTTTACTCAGAGAAAGACTTGGAATTGATAAAGTTCCATTTTGCAATAAGACGGCACATGATTTTAccaaaagtgaaaaa GAGGTCTGCAATATGGTGGCAAAAGCCACTAATGAACCACATGCTAGCCCAATAAAACTCAAAAAATCTGCAAGCAAGGATGTCTATGAGCCTTGGGAAATGACAGACCGAGAGCGAGAACTTGCTACTAAATGTGTAAAGTTAATACAGGGAAGAATTCCCAGCAAAGAGCCAATCGTTTTGTCAGATGTTTCACCTGGCGAGGATGCTATAACTGAAATGTCTACATCCATGATTTCATCGGTCATGTCTACATCATCACAAGAGTCAGTATATCAACACAAATGTGACGGTTTTAAACAG CCAACAGGAATAATAGTCCGGACCCGATCTAAGTCGTGCATCTTTAGGTTGACTTCTCCTGAGCGTGCTCGGCTCCAGGAACTCCAGGATAGTATGATGGCTGGGGAATCTGCTAGTCAAGTAAACAGTATGGCTCCAGCACCCCTTGGTTCTTCGTCACCATTGAAAGAAAGTTTAGTTCTATATGTACCAGAGGTCGAAGAAATTCGCATCAGCCCTGTTATTGCAAGAAAAGGATATTTGAATATCTTGGAACATAAAACTAATGGCTGGAAGAAACGATGGGTG GCTGTCCGTAGGCCTTATGTTTTTATCTTCAGAGAGGAAAAAGATCCGGTTGAAAGAGCATTAATCAATCTTGCTACTGCACAAGTCGAATATTCTGAGGACCAATTAGCAATGGTCAAAGTACCCAACACATTCAG TGTGGTAACTAAACACCGAGGTTACCTTCTCCAAACACTTGGTGATAAAGAAGTCTATGATTGGCTTTATGCTATCAATCCTTTACTTGCTGGACAAATTAG GTCAAAACTGGCACGCAAAGGTCCTGGTTCCAATATCGCTCCTATTACGCTAGCCCCACCTCCAGAATCTCAGACGCAAGCTaagtga